A DNA window from Vigna angularis cultivar LongXiaoDou No.4 chromosome 1, ASM1680809v1, whole genome shotgun sequence contains the following coding sequences:
- the LOC108322637 gene encoding homeobox-leucine zipper protein ATHB-6, translating into MKRLGSSDSLGALMTICPPTDEHSPRNNHVYGREFQSMLEGLDDEGCVEEPGHHAEKKRRLSVDQVKALEKNFEVENKLEPDRKVKLAQELGLQPRQVAVWFQNRRARWKTKQLERDYGVLKANYDSLKLNYDTLQQDNEALLKEIKELKSRLLLQEESNTESDVSVKEEMITLQDSNPLCETAIPGSESKELSYECFNKSDEVLGAFKDGSSDSDSSAILNEENANNNDNSPKNGTISSSGVMQSQSFLSSSSPMNCFQFQKQFPTQYVKMEEHNFLSADEACNFFSDEQAPTLQWYCSEEWS; encoded by the exons ATGAAGAGACTTGGCAGCTCCGATTCTCTGGGTGCTCTCATGACCATTTGTCCACCAACAG ACGAACACAGTCCGAGGAACAACCACGTGTATGGCAGGGAGTTCCAGTCTATGTTGGAAGGACTAGACGATGAAGGGTGTGTGGAGGAACCAGGACACCACGCCGAGAAGAAACGAAGACTGAGCGTGGATCAGGTGAAAGCTTTGGAGAAGAACTTCGAAGTAGAGAACAAACTCGAACCTGACAGAAAGGTGAAGCTGGCACAAGAACTTGGCTTGCAACCAAGACAAGTTGCGGTTTGGTTCCAAAACCGTCGAGCCAGATGGAAAACGAAGCAATTGGAAAGAGACTATGGAGTCCTCAAAGCCAATTATGATTCCCTCAAACTTAATTACGACACCCTTCAACAAGACAACGAAGCCTTACTCAAAGAG ATAAAGGAATTGAAATCAAGGTTGCTGCTGCAAGAAGAGAGCAACACTGAAAGCGATGTTTCGGTGAAGGAAGAGATGATAACACTGCAAGATAGTAACCCACTTTGTGAAACCGCCATTCCTGGATCCGAATCTAAGGAGTTGAGTTACGAATGCTTCAACAAGAGTGATGAAGTTTTAGGGGCTTTCAAAGACGGGTCTTCCGACAGCGACTCCAGCGCGATCTTGAACGAAGAGAATGccaacaacaacgacaacagTCCCAAGAACGGGACGATTTCGTCTTCTGGGGTTATGCAAAGTCAGAGCTTTTTGTCATCGTCTTCTCCGATGAACTGTTTCCAGTTCCAGAAACAGTTTCCGACGCAGTACGTGAAGATGGAGGAGCATAATTTTCTGAGCGCGGACGAGGCGTGCAATTTCTTCTCGGATGAACAAGCGCCCACGCTGCAGTGGTACTGTTCAGAGGAGTGGAGTTAA